In a single window of the Gadus macrocephalus chromosome 6, ASM3116895v1 genome:
- the kank1a gene encoding KN motif and ankyrin repeat domain-containing protein 1a isoform X11: protein MAQTMHVNGNGPERGQGCPSAEEEKASVAPYYVETPYGYQLDLDFLKYVDDIERGNTIKKLSIHRKPKVAKPAAVPRGGSVGGSTHAEWTSTDSLSSSNSDDNKQSPVFFTSRLQVAPPLTPTLGRRAGPHEPPPPPPSQHSCSIASESRPLLPPPSPRVAPRHNPQVEKTLMETRWRLEQERLLMQHHTEPAAPRRRLASFGGTGSNSSLSSFTGSLAQSQISPSGHQPLALNGHLHNGEYNPYYPPSVGSSIRHSPMSSGMTTPVTNVSPMHLQHIREQMMVALKKLKELEEQVKTIPILQVKIAVLQEEKRQLTAQSKSTAPAGFRKRSYSVGCAEQLESQGSPVQRDAELHITEPEAKEQNLQQLEEFRRLAAEVQSLERKTQDNTGADVRRDQSAAAQNRTPQQSVGLAIDENMNNLSVAQSKPLKRSYRDTGVVTERRDTRSAGVGVTEVMLGVTSEAEKELELQQQAIEALKEQVYRLEVQLKETTHQMEMSKLKLELQAAGGPSKKKVDKGCTARPEMYSASVEAKVQTQSQGVGNHLETANAGTSKSLQETRTVGVSCTPSVQSVATGPEVPMERWLVRERVEVKDQCVGRRVDTHNQSEGVEVEVCEAGVNTEETMDTLVASKTSTKESRSIGCGDCSVDVNVSPVKTLVTRGTNPDFVSTLDHGVMVIPESTSRQTSTDLEVSSKATNTKTSVMADSFTSTTLVTCDKRTSTVITETRTVGAGEGLVRDLQTAAKKRSVAVGTSTEADTLGQSRSVKTKDCGVGTASIHHNFLVGSITRTIACGPSQPPEGVEGGHKEAVEAKVQAVSTDAPSQGGVGLDHYIERVQKLLQEQQMLLAENYSELADAFGQPQSQFGSINSELVNTLSSINSVMKYGSVEDILALQTDPEAARKEVSVQEVSQPQPRVKDLSAADLNAASLAAASLTAASLAAAEKPGSPRTQPSPSELKSRMDQQMSSALHGEPCHQSTLKSIMKKKDGRPGSNGTKKNLQFVGVNGGYESTSSDDSSSEDSSSSGSDEDDEDDEEKEKEEQEVNGAKEEHGKVEEETTGEEYHNEGAVDVQMKTEEEEEEEEGQEKSETRESRSELSEKMVAACHVLKAHLSDPKAVSSKDLRASLNTVQHEWFRVSSQKAALSGTVEDYLDGFAGVSPGVLRHVVNMADGNGNTALHYSVSHSNFQVVRKLLDADVCNVNQQNKAGYTPIMLAALAAVECPEDMRIVEELFGQGDVNARASQAGQTGLMLAVSHGRMDMVRALLVQGADVNVQDDEGSTALMCASEHGHVEIVKLLLGQPGCDATLSDSNHVLGGGGKGLLGLIHTTAVLSCEGPGCSIFFKTKTSPNVIP, encoded by the exons ATGGCCCAGACCATGCACGTGAATGGCAATGGCCCAG AAAGAGGGCAGGGTTGCCCAAgcgcagaggaggagaaggcgtcCGTCGCCCCCTACTATGTTGAAACCCCGTACGGGTATCAGCTGGACCTGGACTTCCTCAAGTATGTGGACGACATCGAGAGGGGAAACACCATCAAGAAGCTGAGCATTCACCGGAAGCCCAAAGTGGCCAAGCCCGCCGCCGTGCCCCGGGGCGGCTCCGTCGGGGGCAGCACTCACGCCGAGTGGACCTCCACGgactccctgtcctcctccaaCAGTGACGACAACAAGCAGTCCCCCGTGTTCTTCACCTCCAGGCTCCAGGTCGCCCCCCCGCTGACCCCGACCCTGGGCCGACGGGCCGGCCCCCacgagccgccgccgccgccaccttcCCAACATTCTTGTTCCATCGCCTCCGAGTCCAGGCCGCTGCTGCCCCCGCCTTCCCCGAGGGTCGCCCCCCGCCACAACCCCCAGGTGGAGAAGACCCTGATGGAGACCCGCTGGAGGCTGGAGCAGGAGCGCCTGCTCATGCAGCACCACACCGAGCCcgccgccccccgccgccgcctcgcCAGTTTCGGGGGCACGGGCTCCAACAGCTCCTTGTCGTCCTTCACCGGTTCGCTGGCCCAGAGTCAGATCTCCCCTAGCGGCCACCAGCCTCTGGCGCTCAACGGCCACCTGCACAACGGGGAGTACAACCCCTACTACCCGCCCTCGGTGGGGAGCTCCATCCGCCACAGTCCCATGAGCTCGGGCATGACGACCCCCGTGACCAACGTCAGCCCCATGCATCTGCAGCACATCCGGGAGCAGATGATGGTGGCCCTGAAGAAGCTCAaagagctggaggagcaggtgaAGACCATCCCCATCTTGCAGGTCAAGATAGCGGTCctgcaggaggagaagaggcaACTGACGGCCCAGTCCAAGAGCACGGCCCCGGCGGGCTTCCGCAAGCGCTCCTACAGCGTGGGCTGTGCCGAGCAGCTGGAGAGCCAGGGGAGCCCCGTGCAGCGGGACGCCGAGTTGCACATCACGGAGCCGGAGGCAAAGGAGCAGAATCTCCAGCAGCTGGAGGAGTTCCGACGCCTGGCCGCCGAAGTCCAGTCGCTGGAGAGGAAGACCCAGGACAACACCGGGGCCGACGTTCGGAGAGACCAGTCGGCCGCCGCGCAGAACCGGACTCCCCAGCAATCGGTCGGGCTCGCCATCGACGAAAACATGAACAACCTCAGCGTCGCCCAAAGTAAACCGTTAAAACGCAGTTATCGGGATACGGGCGTGGTGACGGAGCGGCGGGACACCCGCAGCGCCGGGGTGGGTGTGACGGAGGTCATGCTGGGCGTGACCAGTGAGGcggagaaggagctggagctccagcagcaggccaTCGAGGCCCTCAAGGAGCAGGTGTACCGCCTCGAGGTTCAGCTGAAGGAGACCACCCACCAGATGGAGATGAGCAAACTCAAGCTGGAGCTGCAGGCAGCGGGGGGACCCAGCAAGAAGAAGGTCGACAAAGGTTGCACGGCGAGGCCGGAGATGTACAGTGCCAGCGTGGAGGCAAAGGTGCAGACACAGAGTCAGGGAGTGGGGAATCACCTGGAGACCGCCAATGCTGGGACCTCCAAGAGCCTCCAAGAGACCCGGACGGTGGGGGTTTCCTGCACGCCCAGCGTGCAGAGCGTCGCCACGGGGCCCGAGGTGCCCATGGAGAGGTGGCTGGTGCGAGAgcgggtggaggtgaaggatcAGTGTGTCGGGAGACGGGTAGATACGCACAACCAGAGCGAGGGCGTAGAGGTGGAGGTCTGCGAGGCCGGAGTCAACACAGAGGAAACGATGGACACCTTGGTTGCAAGTAAAACGTCGACAAAGGAGTCGAGGTCAATTGGCTGTGGTGATTGCTCTGTAGACGTGAACGTGAGTCCGGTCAAAACGCTGGTGACTCGAGGAACCAACCCCGACTTTGTGAGCACGTTGGACCACGGCGTCATGGTCATTCCCGAGTCCACGTCTCGACAAACCAGTACCGACCTGGAAGTGTCCAGCAAGGCCACCAACACGAAAACGTCAGTCATGGCTGATTCCTTCACAAGCACGACGCTTGTGACCTGTGACAAACGCACCAGCACGGTGATCACCGAAACGAGGACGGTCGGCGCGGGGGAGGGCCTCGTACGAGATCTCCAGACCGCCGCAAAGAAGCGATCGGTCGCCGTGGGAACCTCCACCGAGGCGGACACACTGGGCCAGTCGCGCTCCGTCAAAACCAAAGACTGCGGGGTGGGGACGGCGAGCATCCACCACAACTTCCTTGTCGGGTCGATCACCCGGACTATAGCGTGCGGACCGTCGCAGCCCCCGGAAGGCGTGGAGGGCGGCCATAAGGAGGCTGTGGAGGCCAAGGTTCAGGCGGTGTCGACGGATGCGCCATCCCAGGGGGGTGTCGGGCTGGACCACTACATCGAGAGGGTCCAGAAGCTGTTGCAAGAGCAGCAGATGCTGCTGGCGGAGAACTACAGTGAGCTGGCCGACGCCTTCGGCCAGCCCCAGAGCCAGTTTGGGTCCATCAACAGCGAGCTGGTCAACACGCTGTCCTCCATCAACTCGGTCATGAAGTACGGCAGCGTGGAGGACATTCTGGCGCTGCAGACTGACCCGGAGGCTGCGCGCAAAG AAGTAAGTGTGCAGGAGGTCTCCCAGCCACAGCCCCGGGTCAAAGACCTCTCGGCGGCCGACCTGAACGCCGCGTCCCTGGCCGCCGCGTCCCTGACCGCCGCGTCCCTGGCCGCGGCAGAGAAGCCCGGCAGCCCGCGCACACAGCCCAGCCCGTCCGAGCTCAAGAGCCGCATGGACCAACAGATGTCCTCAGCGCTGCACG GGGAGCCATGTCATCAGAGCACCCTGAAATCCATCATGAAAAAGAAAGATGGCCGCCCTGGCTCCAATGGAACCAAGAAGAACCTGCAGTTTGTTGGAGTCAAtggagg GTATGAATCTACGTCAAGTGACGACTCGAGCTCAGAGGACAGCAGCTCTTCGGGGTCagacgaggacgacgaggacgacgaggagaaggagaaggaggagcaggaggtgaacGGTGCAAAGGAGGAACATGGGAAAGTAGAGGAAGAGACAACCGGGGAGGAGTATCATAACGAGGGAGCAGTGGATGTGCAGAtgaagacggaggaggaggaggaggaggaggaaggtcaaGAGAAGAGCGAGACAAGAGAGAG CAGGAGTGAGCTAAGTGAGAAGATGGTGGCGGCCTGCCACGTCCTGAAGGCCCACCTCAGCGACCCCAAGGCGGTGAGCAGTAAAGACCTG aggGCGAGCCTGAACACGGTGCAGCATGAGTGGTTCCGCGTGTCCAGCCAGAAGGCGGCGCTGTCGGGCACGGTGGAGGACTACCTGGACGGCTTCGCCGGCGTGTCGCCCGGCGTGCTGCGGCACGTGGTCAACATGGCCGACGGCAACGGCAACACGGCGCTGCACTACAGCGTCTCGCACTCCAACTTCCAGGTGGTGCGGAAGCTTCTGGACGCAG ACGTGTGCAACGTGAACCAGCAGAACAAGGCGGGCTACACGCCCATCATGCTGGCGGCGCTGGCGGCGGTGGAGTGCCCCGAGGACATGCGCATCGTGGAGGAGCTGTTCGGCCAGGGGGACGTCAACGCGCGCGCCAGCCAG GCGGGTCAGACGGGGCTGATGCTGGCGGTCAGCCATGGCAGGATGGACATGGTGCGGGCCCTGTTGGTGCAGGGGGCGGACGTCAACGTCCAGGACGACGAGGGCTCCACCGCCCTGATGTGCGCCAGTGAGCACGGCCACGTGGAGATCGTCAAGCTGCTGCTGGGCCAGCCCGGCTGCGACGCCACCCTCAGCGACAGC aaccatgtactgggtggaggaggaaaggggCTATTGGGCCTCATTCACACGACGGCCGTCTTGAGTTGCGAAGGACCTGGCTGTAGCATTTT cttcaaaaCCAAAACATCTCCAAATGTCATACCATAA
- the kank1a gene encoding KN motif and ankyrin repeat domain-containing protein 1a isoform X8, translated as MAQTMHVNGNGPERGQGCPSAEEEKASVAPYYVETPYGYQLDLDFLKYVDDIERGNTIKKLSIHRKPKVAKPAAVPRGGSVGGSTHAEWTSTDSLSSSNSDDNKQSPVFFTSRLQVAPPLTPTLGRRAGPHEPPPPPPSQHSCSIASESRPLLPPPSPRVAPRHNPQVEKTLMETRWRLEQERLLMQHHTEPAAPRRRLASFGGTGSNSSLSSFTGSLAQSQISPSGHQPLALNGHLHNGEYNPYYPPSVGSSIRHSPMSSGMTTPVTNVSPMHLQHIREQMMVALKKLKELEEQVKTIPILQVKIAVLQEEKRQLTAQSKSTAPAGFRKRSYSVGCAEQLESQGSPVQRDAELHITEPEAKEQNLQQLEEFRRLAAEVQSLERKTQDNTGADVRRDQSAAAQNRTPQQSVGLAIDENMNNLSVAQSKPLKRSYRDTGVVTERRDTRSAGVGVTEVMLGVTSEAEKELELQQQAIEALKEQVYRLEVQLKETTHQMEMSKLKLELQAAGGPSKKKVDKGCTARPEMYSASVEAKVQTQSQGVGNHLETANAGTSKSLQETRTVGVSCTPSVQSVATGPEVPMERWLVRERVEVKDQCVGRRVDTHNQSEGVEVEVCEAGVNTEETMDTLVASKTSTKESRSIGCGDCSVDVNVSPVKTLVTRGTNPDFVSTLDHGVMVIPESTSRQTSTDLEVSSKATNTKTSVMADSFTSTTLVTCDKRTSTVITETRTVGAGEGLVRDLQTAAKKRSVAVGTSTEADTLGQSRSVKTKDCGVGTASIHHNFLVGSITRTIACGPSQPPEGVEGGHKEAVEAKVQAVSTDAPSQGGVGLDHYIERVQKLLQEQQMLLAENYSELADAFGQPQSQFGSINSELVNTLSSINSVMKYGSVEDILALQTDPEAARKEVSVQEVSQPQPRVKDLSAADLTAASLAAAEKPGSPRTQPSPSELKSRMDQQMSSALHGEPCHQSTLKSIMKKKDGRPGSNGTKKNLQFVGVNGGYESTSSDDSSSEDSSSSGSDEDDEDDEEKEKEEQEVNGAKEEHGKVEEETTGEEYHNEGAVDVQMKTEEEEEEEEGQEKSETRESRSELSEKMVAACHVLKAHLSDPKAVSSKDLRASLNTVQHEWFRVSSQKAALSGTVEDYLDGFAGVSPGVLRHVVNMADGNGNTALHYSVSHSNFQVVRKLLDADVCNVNQQNKAGYTPIMLAALAAVECPEDMRIVEELFGQGDVNARASQAGQTGLMLAVSHGRMDMVRALLVQGADVNVQDDEGSTALMCASEHGHVEIVKLLLGQPGCDATLSDSNHVLGGGGKGLLGLIHTTAVLSCEGPGCSIFKDRCVDRTVAIVTSFGPETLVGIHIFIVSC; from the exons ATGGCCCAGACCATGCACGTGAATGGCAATGGCCCAG AAAGAGGGCAGGGTTGCCCAAgcgcagaggaggagaaggcgtcCGTCGCCCCCTACTATGTTGAAACCCCGTACGGGTATCAGCTGGACCTGGACTTCCTCAAGTATGTGGACGACATCGAGAGGGGAAACACCATCAAGAAGCTGAGCATTCACCGGAAGCCCAAAGTGGCCAAGCCCGCCGCCGTGCCCCGGGGCGGCTCCGTCGGGGGCAGCACTCACGCCGAGTGGACCTCCACGgactccctgtcctcctccaaCAGTGACGACAACAAGCAGTCCCCCGTGTTCTTCACCTCCAGGCTCCAGGTCGCCCCCCCGCTGACCCCGACCCTGGGCCGACGGGCCGGCCCCCacgagccgccgccgccgccaccttcCCAACATTCTTGTTCCATCGCCTCCGAGTCCAGGCCGCTGCTGCCCCCGCCTTCCCCGAGGGTCGCCCCCCGCCACAACCCCCAGGTGGAGAAGACCCTGATGGAGACCCGCTGGAGGCTGGAGCAGGAGCGCCTGCTCATGCAGCACCACACCGAGCCcgccgccccccgccgccgcctcgcCAGTTTCGGGGGCACGGGCTCCAACAGCTCCTTGTCGTCCTTCACCGGTTCGCTGGCCCAGAGTCAGATCTCCCCTAGCGGCCACCAGCCTCTGGCGCTCAACGGCCACCTGCACAACGGGGAGTACAACCCCTACTACCCGCCCTCGGTGGGGAGCTCCATCCGCCACAGTCCCATGAGCTCGGGCATGACGACCCCCGTGACCAACGTCAGCCCCATGCATCTGCAGCACATCCGGGAGCAGATGATGGTGGCCCTGAAGAAGCTCAaagagctggaggagcaggtgaAGACCATCCCCATCTTGCAGGTCAAGATAGCGGTCctgcaggaggagaagaggcaACTGACGGCCCAGTCCAAGAGCACGGCCCCGGCGGGCTTCCGCAAGCGCTCCTACAGCGTGGGCTGTGCCGAGCAGCTGGAGAGCCAGGGGAGCCCCGTGCAGCGGGACGCCGAGTTGCACATCACGGAGCCGGAGGCAAAGGAGCAGAATCTCCAGCAGCTGGAGGAGTTCCGACGCCTGGCCGCCGAAGTCCAGTCGCTGGAGAGGAAGACCCAGGACAACACCGGGGCCGACGTTCGGAGAGACCAGTCGGCCGCCGCGCAGAACCGGACTCCCCAGCAATCGGTCGGGCTCGCCATCGACGAAAACATGAACAACCTCAGCGTCGCCCAAAGTAAACCGTTAAAACGCAGTTATCGGGATACGGGCGTGGTGACGGAGCGGCGGGACACCCGCAGCGCCGGGGTGGGTGTGACGGAGGTCATGCTGGGCGTGACCAGTGAGGcggagaaggagctggagctccagcagcaggccaTCGAGGCCCTCAAGGAGCAGGTGTACCGCCTCGAGGTTCAGCTGAAGGAGACCACCCACCAGATGGAGATGAGCAAACTCAAGCTGGAGCTGCAGGCAGCGGGGGGACCCAGCAAGAAGAAGGTCGACAAAGGTTGCACGGCGAGGCCGGAGATGTACAGTGCCAGCGTGGAGGCAAAGGTGCAGACACAGAGTCAGGGAGTGGGGAATCACCTGGAGACCGCCAATGCTGGGACCTCCAAGAGCCTCCAAGAGACCCGGACGGTGGGGGTTTCCTGCACGCCCAGCGTGCAGAGCGTCGCCACGGGGCCCGAGGTGCCCATGGAGAGGTGGCTGGTGCGAGAgcgggtggaggtgaaggatcAGTGTGTCGGGAGACGGGTAGATACGCACAACCAGAGCGAGGGCGTAGAGGTGGAGGTCTGCGAGGCCGGAGTCAACACAGAGGAAACGATGGACACCTTGGTTGCAAGTAAAACGTCGACAAAGGAGTCGAGGTCAATTGGCTGTGGTGATTGCTCTGTAGACGTGAACGTGAGTCCGGTCAAAACGCTGGTGACTCGAGGAACCAACCCCGACTTTGTGAGCACGTTGGACCACGGCGTCATGGTCATTCCCGAGTCCACGTCTCGACAAACCAGTACCGACCTGGAAGTGTCCAGCAAGGCCACCAACACGAAAACGTCAGTCATGGCTGATTCCTTCACAAGCACGACGCTTGTGACCTGTGACAAACGCACCAGCACGGTGATCACCGAAACGAGGACGGTCGGCGCGGGGGAGGGCCTCGTACGAGATCTCCAGACCGCCGCAAAGAAGCGATCGGTCGCCGTGGGAACCTCCACCGAGGCGGACACACTGGGCCAGTCGCGCTCCGTCAAAACCAAAGACTGCGGGGTGGGGACGGCGAGCATCCACCACAACTTCCTTGTCGGGTCGATCACCCGGACTATAGCGTGCGGACCGTCGCAGCCCCCGGAAGGCGTGGAGGGCGGCCATAAGGAGGCTGTGGAGGCCAAGGTTCAGGCGGTGTCGACGGATGCGCCATCCCAGGGGGGTGTCGGGCTGGACCACTACATCGAGAGGGTCCAGAAGCTGTTGCAAGAGCAGCAGATGCTGCTGGCGGAGAACTACAGTGAGCTGGCCGACGCCTTCGGCCAGCCCCAGAGCCAGTTTGGGTCCATCAACAGCGAGCTGGTCAACACGCTGTCCTCCATCAACTCGGTCATGAAGTACGGCAGCGTGGAGGACATTCTGGCGCTGCAGACTGACCCGGAGGCTGCGCGCAAAG AAGTAAGTGTGCAGGAGGTCTCCCAGCCACAGCCCCGGGTCAAAGACCTCTCGGCGGCCGACCTGA CCGCCGCGTCCCTGGCCGCGGCAGAGAAGCCCGGCAGCCCGCGCACACAGCCCAGCCCGTCCGAGCTCAAGAGCCGCATGGACCAACAGATGTCCTCAGCGCTGCACG GGGAGCCATGTCATCAGAGCACCCTGAAATCCATCATGAAAAAGAAAGATGGCCGCCCTGGCTCCAATGGAACCAAGAAGAACCTGCAGTTTGTTGGAGTCAAtggagg GTATGAATCTACGTCAAGTGACGACTCGAGCTCAGAGGACAGCAGCTCTTCGGGGTCagacgaggacgacgaggacgacgaggagaaggagaaggaggagcaggaggtgaacGGTGCAAAGGAGGAACATGGGAAAGTAGAGGAAGAGACAACCGGGGAGGAGTATCATAACGAGGGAGCAGTGGATGTGCAGAtgaagacggaggaggaggaggaggaggaggaaggtcaaGAGAAGAGCGAGACAAGAGAGAG CAGGAGTGAGCTAAGTGAGAAGATGGTGGCGGCCTGCCACGTCCTGAAGGCCCACCTCAGCGACCCCAAGGCGGTGAGCAGTAAAGACCTG aggGCGAGCCTGAACACGGTGCAGCATGAGTGGTTCCGCGTGTCCAGCCAGAAGGCGGCGCTGTCGGGCACGGTGGAGGACTACCTGGACGGCTTCGCCGGCGTGTCGCCCGGCGTGCTGCGGCACGTGGTCAACATGGCCGACGGCAACGGCAACACGGCGCTGCACTACAGCGTCTCGCACTCCAACTTCCAGGTGGTGCGGAAGCTTCTGGACGCAG ACGTGTGCAACGTGAACCAGCAGAACAAGGCGGGCTACACGCCCATCATGCTGGCGGCGCTGGCGGCGGTGGAGTGCCCCGAGGACATGCGCATCGTGGAGGAGCTGTTCGGCCAGGGGGACGTCAACGCGCGCGCCAGCCAG GCGGGTCAGACGGGGCTGATGCTGGCGGTCAGCCATGGCAGGATGGACATGGTGCGGGCCCTGTTGGTGCAGGGGGCGGACGTCAACGTCCAGGACGACGAGGGCTCCACCGCCCTGATGTGCGCCAGTGAGCACGGCCACGTGGAGATCGTCAAGCTGCTGCTGGGCCAGCCCGGCTGCGACGCCACCCTCAGCGACAGC aaccatgtactgggtggaggaggaaaggggCTATTGGGCCTCATTCACACGACGGCCGTCTTGAGTTGCGAAGGACCTGGCTGTAGCATTTTTAAGGATCGTTGTGTTGACCGTACCGTCGCTATCGTGACTAGTTTCGGTCCCGAAACTTTAGTAGGAATACACATTTTCATAGTTTCTTGCTAG